In Terriglobia bacterium, a genomic segment contains:
- the tkt gene encoding transketolase, with protein MDAVQQANSGHPGAPMGLAPVAYCLWQRFLRFDPGDPLWPNRDRFVLSGGHASMLLYSLLHLAQVKDVSPADQPLVDPAVSLEEIKRFRQLGSKCPGHPEYRWTSGVETTTGPLGQGLANSVGMAIARFWLAQTFNRPGFDLFDFNVYAFCGDGDMMEGLSGEAASLAGHLQLSNLCWLYDSNRITIEGRTDLAFNEDVAARFAGYGWSVIHVTDANDLGMLERALQTFQQTTDRPTLIIVDSHIAFGSPHKQDTHSAHGEPLGEEEIRLTKRNYGWPEDAKFLVPEGVYDHFQSGVGARGAAACTAWTAKFAEFRKQYPDLAAQLSQMQRRQLPDGWDQDLPVFPADPKGLATRDSSGKVLNAVAKNIPWLLGGSADLAPSTKTLLTFEGAGHFQAATRGGRNLHFGIREHVMGAIANGLSVSKLRPYGSTFLVFSDYMRAPIRLSALMELPVIYIFTHDSIAVGEDGPTHQPIEQVASLRAIPGLLVLRPGDANEVAEAWRVILQLRHEPAALILTRQAVPTLDRTRYAPASGVAQGAYILAEARGGKPEAILIATGSEVPLCLEAYEKLSAEGLRVRLVSMPSWELFDRQPQAYRDAVLPPDVTARVSVEMGVTQGWEKYVGAKGRAIGMTAFGASAPLKDLLKKFGFVPESVMAAVRSVLAK; from the coding sequence CCCGGCGATCCCCTCTGGCCCAACCGCGACCGCTTCGTCCTCTCCGGCGGCCACGCCTCCATGCTCCTCTATTCCCTGCTGCATCTCGCCCAGGTCAAAGACGTCAGCCCCGCCGATCAGCCCCTCGTTGATCCCGCGGTTTCCCTCGAGGAGATCAAGCGCTTCCGCCAGCTCGGCAGCAAGTGTCCCGGCCACCCCGAATACCGCTGGACCAGTGGCGTCGAGACCACCACCGGCCCTCTCGGCCAGGGCCTCGCCAACTCCGTGGGCATGGCCATCGCCCGCTTCTGGCTGGCGCAAACCTTCAACCGCCCCGGCTTCGACCTCTTCGACTTCAACGTCTACGCCTTCTGCGGCGACGGCGACATGATGGAGGGCCTCTCCGGCGAAGCCGCCTCTCTCGCCGGGCACCTCCAGCTTTCCAACCTCTGCTGGCTCTACGACAGCAACAGGATCACTATCGAGGGCCGCACCGATCTAGCCTTCAACGAAGATGTGGCCGCGCGTTTCGCCGGCTACGGATGGAGCGTCATCCACGTCACCGACGCCAACGACCTCGGAATGCTCGAGCGCGCCCTGCAAACCTTCCAGCAGACCACCGACCGTCCCACCCTGATCATCGTGGACAGCCACATCGCCTTCGGCTCCCCTCACAAGCAGGACACCCACAGCGCCCACGGCGAGCCCCTCGGCGAAGAAGAGATTCGCCTCACCAAGCGCAATTACGGCTGGCCCGAGGATGCCAAGTTTCTCGTCCCCGAAGGCGTCTATGACCATTTCCAGAGCGGCGTCGGCGCCCGGGGCGCCGCAGCATGCACCGCCTGGACCGCGAAGTTCGCCGAATTCCGCAAGCAGTACCCCGACCTCGCCGCGCAGCTCTCCCAGATGCAGCGGCGCCAGCTTCCCGACGGCTGGGACCAGGACCTCCCCGTCTTCCCCGCCGACCCCAAGGGCCTGGCCACCCGGGACTCCTCCGGAAAAGTGCTCAACGCCGTCGCCAAAAATATCCCCTGGCTCCTCGGCGGCTCCGCCGACCTCGCTCCCTCCACTAAGACTCTGCTCACTTTCGAAGGCGCCGGCCATTTCCAGGCGGCCACTCGCGGCGGCCGCAATCTGCATTTCGGCATCCGCGAACACGTCATGGGCGCCATCGCCAACGGCCTCTCCGTTTCCAAACTTCGCCCCTACGGCTCCACCTTCCTCGTCTTCAGCGACTACATGCGCGCGCCCATCCGCCTCAGCGCCCTCATGGAGCTGCCCGTCATCTACATCTTCACGCACGACTCCATCGCCGTCGGTGAGGACGGCCCCACGCACCAGCCCATCGAGCAGGTCGCCTCGCTGCGCGCCATTCCCGGCCTCCTCGTTCTGCGCCCCGGCGACGCCAACGAGGTCGCCGAAGCCTGGCGCGTCATCCTGCAGTTGCGCCATGAGCCCGCCGCCCTCATCCTCACCCGCCAGGCCGTCCCCACCCTGGATCGCACCCGCTACGCCCCGGCCTCCGGCGTCGCGCAAGGCGCCTACATTCTCGCCGAAGCCAGAGGCGGCAAGCCCGAAGCCATCCTCATCGCCACCGGCAGCGAAGTGCCCCTCTGCCTCGAGGCCTATGAAAAACTTTCCGCCGAAGGCCTCCGCGTGCGTCTGGTGAGCATGCCCTCCTGGGAGCTCTTCGACCGCCAGCCGCAAGCCTACCGCGACGCCGTCCTCCCCCCGGACGTCACCGCGCGCGTCTCCGTCGAAATGGGCGTGACCCAGGGCTGGGAGAAATACGTCGGCGCCAAGGGGCGTGCGATCGGCATGACGGCCTTCGGCGCCTCCGCCCCGCTCAAGGACCTGCTGA